The following is a genomic window from Dioscorea cayenensis subsp. rotundata cultivar TDr96_F1 chromosome 10, TDr96_F1_v2_PseudoChromosome.rev07_lg8_w22 25.fasta, whole genome shotgun sequence.
AAAGAAGGTAGTAGAACAATGGTAGCGGCATCTAGTGGCAACACCTTCGCAAAAGAGATAGCTATTAGAAAGAGAATCAGTAACATGTATTGTTCTCAGcacctttttcttttgaataccTCAGGAAGGCAATGAGAATCATCCCTAAAATGTCATAGTACAGGGAAatttatataatcaaaataaaattttatgtaattttgaGGAAAAAACATTGTCTTCTCTTTCAGTAAAATGCATGTCCAAGGTTGACAACTGGTGGTGATAATCTTGCAATCTCGTAGTGCTTTTATTTGCATGAAATACATTTTTTacaatgaaatatttaattacttGTGAGCTGCATGTCTAACAAACAGTTTCTGTCTCTTAGGCTAGCATCCTTCGTAAAATAGTTTATAATTGCCTACTCATCTTCAGATATCACATTATATTGTTCATCTTGAAGTTCCTATACATGCTCTCTATCGATATtcattacttgttttttcttttaacgcACAGATTTAATAAAAGGGAAGAGGATTTTCCATCCTTGAGAGATTACAATGATTACTTGGAAGAAGTTGAAGATATGAGTAAGTATAATATTTCTCTTGCTGCTTTTTAATGTTGGGCTCTGACCATCCCTATCCATTGTGCTCTTTTTAAGCCTTCAACTTAATTGAAGGCATAGATGTTGCTGCAATTGAAGCTAAGATAGTTAAATACCAAGAAGAAAATGCTGAGCAGATAATTAATGCCAGAGCTCGTAAGGTGCTATTCTTGtcatatttaaatatcagttatATTTTCCTCTCAATGGTGCAAAACCATTATGAATTACACAGTACAAACTATGGTTACGTTGTTGGCACAGGCTGAAGAGTTAGCAGCAGCCATGAAGGCCAGCATGGGAAACCCTGCACAGGCTGAACCTTCTGATATGGTGAGATATTTAGTTCTATGTCTTACCCATAAATTTATTAGGTGTATATCACGGAAATGATGaaactttaaaattatcttttgattttctaGAGGATTAGAATTAACATGTGGG
Proteins encoded in this region:
- the LOC120270668 gene encoding uncharacterized protein LOC120270668 — its product is MVAASSGNTFAKEIAIRKRISNIFNKREEDFPSLRDYNDYLEEVEDMTFNLIEGIDVAAIEAKIVKYQEENAEQIINARARKAEELAAAMKASMGNPAQAEPSDMGIGHTAQGQYAPALPGGGLAQPRPTGMQPVPVGGPHDPSHSYGAEDEETVKLRAARAGGWTVELSKKRALEEAFSSIWI